In the Ornithinimicrobium pratense genome, AGGCTCAGGTCCCGGCCCAGGCCCGTCAGCTTGTGCCGGGTCTCCTCGAGCATCCCGGTGCTGGGGTCGGTGGCGATGAGCTCGACGTCCGGCCCGTAGTGGGCCAGGTTGGCCCCGGTGCCGACACCCACCTCCAGGGTCCTGCCGGTGGCGCGCGCGCAGACCCAGGTGCGCCCGTGCCAGAGGAGACGCCGCTCCAGCCAGGCGGTGCGGGCGTCATACCGCGGCGCGTGGCGGTCCCACACCTCACGGCGGGTCCTCCCGGCCATCGTGCTCTCTCCCTGCCCTGATCATCATCGTGAGGCGACTCTCACCCGGTCATCCTGCCATCGGGGCCGCCCACCCGCGGTCCGTCAAAGTGCGATCCAGGGCCACGAGTCGCACCGCGATGGCCGGTAAGAGATGCTGGGGTCGTCCCGAACGTCCGACGAGAACGAGGAGCATGCAGTCATGTCCGTGACCGACAACGGCCCCCGACCCAACGCCTTCAACATCGAGGCCGAGACCCGCGCCAACGCCAACTACCGGACCGTCGCCTGGACGGGCAAGTATCTGCAGGTGACGCTGATGTCGATCCCGGCCGGGGAGTCGATCGGGCTCGAGGTGCACCCGGAGACGGACCAGTTCCTGCGCCTGGACGCCGGTCGAGGCCGGTGCGTCATGGGCCCGGCCGAGGACGACCTGACCTTCGAGCAGGAGGTCACGGATGGGTGGTCGATTCAAGTGCCGGCGGGTATGTGGCACGACGTGATCAACACCGGCGACGAGCCGCTGCAGGTCTACGCCATCTACGCGCCGGTGCACCACGCCGCCGGCATTGTGCACGAGACCGCGGACGACTCCGAGCGCGACGAGGAGTCGGGCCAGGACGAGCCGCCGAGCTGGACCGTGCAGCCTGGCAGCGGCGAGCCGGACCAGTCGGCCTGACCCACGGGCCGCGCGCCGCGGCATACTCGGTGGATGACGGAGGGCGCCACCCCGACCTGGTCCGCCGACGCTGACGCTCACGCCCAGAAGTGTCTGCGCCGCGTGCGCGGGATCTGCCTGCCCTTCCCCGGTGCTGCGGAAAAGGTGTCTCACGGTTCGCCGACCTTTTACACCCGCAAGGTGTTCGCGGTCTTCGGCGGCTCACTCAAGGGCGACCATGACGCACCCGTCGCCCGCAACGCGCTGCTGTTCCTGCCCGACGAGTCCGAGCGGGAGGCGCTGGTGCAGGACGACTGCTTCTTCGTCCCCGCCTACCTCGGGCCGGCGGGCTGGCTGGGCCTCAGTTTCCACCGCGTAGGCGACGTCGACCGGGTGGACTGGGATGAGGTGGCCGAGCTGGTCGAGATGTCTTACCGGCTGACCGCCCCGGTCACGCTGATCCGGGAGCTGGACGGCCAGGCTGGGTCGACGCGAGGCCGGTGAGGCCGGCGCGGGCAGCTCAGGCCGGCGGGTGTGTCAGTGCCGGCTGGTTGAGTGCGTGCATGGAGGGGATGCGGGGTAGCGCAGGAGCCGAGGGAGGCAGTTTTCTCGACGGTGCTCCGCGGGCATCCCAGGTCCGCGTGTCTGACGAGGAGTGGGGTCGGGTCGGGGACGAGCTGCTGGCGGACGCACGCGCTGTCCGGCGCGCTGAGCGCGAGGAGGCCGCGTGGTGGTCCGCCGTCATGGACGACCTCGAGGAAGCCCTGCAGGAGGTCCTGGAAGAGGGCGCGCAGAGCCTCACTCCGGCGCAGGAGCTCGATGCTGGCCTGACCACCGCTCGCCGCGGGATTGAGCAGGCGTGGTTGACCGCCCAACAGACCCCGCGACTGCTCGAGGACGACATCGGAGGCGGGCTCAGGCGGCTGGGGGCGCTGGCCCTGGCGACGGGGGCGGCGCTGTTCACGCTGGCGCTGGAGGCGCAGGGGCGCGGCCTGCCGGGCGAGACCGGTTTCAGGCTGGTCGACTGGATGGGGCAGCGGTGCCCCTGGCTCTCCCGCAGCGAGCTTGGCGACATCGACGCCGCCGCACGAGCCTCGACCAACCGGCTGAACGCCCCGTTGATCGACGCGGTCACGCAGGGGCGGACGCCGGTGCGCCGGGGGGCGATCGTGGCGCGGGCGCTGACCAAGCTGTCCTTGGTCCTGGATCCGGAGGGGTACGAGGCGTTCGTGAAGATTTTCGTCGACGCCGCCTGCAAGCCGACGATCAGCGATCAGGACCCGCGAGAGATCATCGAGACCGCCGTCCGGGCCCTGCTGGACGAGAACGAGAAGGACCGACGGGAGAAGGTCGCCCGCGAGGCCCGCTCCTTCACCAGCCGGCGACTCGGCAACGGACTCACCCGGTTCACCATCGACGCCCCCGAGGACGACGCCGGGGTGCTGAACGGCATCGTGACCTCCAAGCTCGCCGCGCCGGCCAGCGCGGGGGACGACCCAGACACCCGCACCGCCGCGCAGCGCCGCTACGACGCGTTCTGGTCGGTTCTGACACGCGGCACGACCTGCCCGACGGGCACGCCGACCATGCCGCGGGCGACGCTCGTGATCACGATCAGCCTGTCGGACCTGCTGGGCCAGACCCGGGGTGCCGGCCTGACCACCACCGGTGAGGTGCTCTCGCCGGGGCAGGTGCGGCGGCTGGCCTGCGAGGCCGAGCTGATCCCGGTGGTCCTGGGCACCGACAGCGAGATTCTCGACGTCGGTCGGGAGCACCGGCTGGCCACGCCGGCCCAGGTCAAGACGCTTCGGCTCCGCGACAAGGGCTGCACCTTCCCCGGTTGCACAGTGCCACCGGAGTGGTGCATCGCCCACCACATCATCTGGTGGTCCCGCGGCGGTGCCACCGACATGGACACCCTGGCCCTCCTGTGCGAGCGGCACCACACCCACGTGCACCAGCACGACCTCGAGGCAGAGGTCATCGGCGGTCACGTCGTCTGGCACGTCTAGCGACCACGCCCCGTGCCCGACCTCCCGGGGGCCGGGCGCTGAGGCATGCACCGCTGCTCATCGGGCTGATCGGGCTGATCGGGCTGGTCTGATCCGGCGCCCCCTGATGTCCCCAAAGGGGGACCGCGACCCTGGACGGGCCCCCCGCGCAGGTGGCTCGCCGAGGCGAGAGGTCAGCCCTCGCTCGAGAGCTTGGCGACCATGACCTCCAGCCCCTTCCGGGCGGCCCGCTCGGCGGCCCGCACCCGCTCCTGCATCTCGCGGGTGGCCACCAGCGCGGCCGTCGCGTGCTCTACCGCGGCGTGACAGGCGTCGATCCCGTCGGTCCGCTCCCGGGTCAGCTGGGCCTGGTCGTCCTGGAAGCCCTGCACCTCCGCCGCAGCCAGCTCGGCGGCGCGGTCCAGCAGGAACCGGTAGGAGGCACGGACCTTCTTCGGGGTGGTCTTGCGCGCCAGGCCCTCGACCTCCTCGCTGAGCGACTCCCGCATGAATGGCAGCGGGCTGGACGTGTAGCGCTCGTGGGCGGCGGCCTCCTTGGCCCGGGCCAGGCGGACCTGCGCCTCGGTCAACTCCCGTTCGGCCTCACGGACGGCCGCAGCAGCGGTGTCCAGGTGGGTGGCGAAACGCACCTCCAGGGCGTAGACCAGCTGCTCCTGCTCGCCGGAGGCCAGACCCTCCCCCGCCGGGCCCGCCGTCCGGCGGGCCCGGTCCTGCTCAGCCATGCCGGCTCAC is a window encoding:
- a CDS encoding HNH endonuclease signature motif containing protein gives rise to the protein MSDEEWGRVGDELLADARAVRRAEREEAAWWSAVMDDLEEALQEVLEEGAQSLTPAQELDAGLTTARRGIEQAWLTAQQTPRLLEDDIGGGLRRLGALALATGAALFTLALEAQGRGLPGETGFRLVDWMGQRCPWLSRSELGDIDAAARASTNRLNAPLIDAVTQGRTPVRRGAIVARALTKLSLVLDPEGYEAFVKIFVDAACKPTISDQDPREIIETAVRALLDENEKDRREKVAREARSFTSRRLGNGLTRFTIDAPEDDAGVLNGIVTSKLAAPASAGDDPDTRTAAQRRYDAFWSVLTRGTTCPTGTPTMPRATLVITISLSDLLGQTRGAGLTTTGEVLSPGQVRRLACEAELIPVVLGTDSEILDVGREHRLATPAQVKTLRLRDKGCTFPGCTVPPEWCIAHHIIWWSRGGATDMDTLALLCERHHTHVHQHDLEAEVIGGHVVWHV
- a CDS encoding MmcQ/YjbR family DNA-binding protein — protein: MTEGATPTWSADADAHAQKCLRRVRGICLPFPGAAEKVSHGSPTFYTRKVFAVFGGSLKGDHDAPVARNALLFLPDESEREALVQDDCFFVPAYLGPAGWLGLSFHRVGDVDRVDWDEVAELVEMSYRLTAPVTLIRELDGQAGSTRGR
- a CDS encoding cupin domain-containing protein; the encoded protein is MSVTDNGPRPNAFNIEAETRANANYRTVAWTGKYLQVTLMSIPAGESIGLEVHPETDQFLRLDAGRGRCVMGPAEDDLTFEQEVTDGWSIQVPAGMWHDVINTGDEPLQVYAIYAPVHHAAGIVHETADDSERDEESGQDEPPSWTVQPGSGEPDQSA